Proteins found in one Homalodisca vitripennis isolate AUS2020 chromosome 4, UT_GWSS_2.1, whole genome shotgun sequence genomic segment:
- the LOC124360062 gene encoding lysosomal Pro-X carboxypeptidase-like: protein MMQQTPLLCFSVCVLFLLSVGHTHSQYVFKTEYFDAKLDHFTFLSNATFKLRYLVNDSYWSPDTNAPIFFYTGNEGDITLFAQNTGFMWEIAPEFNALVVFAEHRFYGESMPFGNKSYDEGNIGYLSSSQALMDYVDLIAELKQNHNKQFPVVLFGGSYGGMLAAWMRMTYPASVAGAIASSAPIWQFPGMTRCNSFYRVLTSAFSRVSHKCSDNIRKSWKTIDDITKTDEGKSWLSSTWNLCEPLQSSENVTALRNYLDSVYANLGMVNYPYPTDFLAPLPGHPVRAVCKHLLEKDLKGKKLLSALFQGVSVYFNYTGNATCLDYASAYQPSLGDNGWNYQACTEMVMPICTDGKHDMYEAIKWNFTEYADDCYEEYGVKPDPFHVRNLYGGKHISTASNIIFSNGELDPWSCCGVLHNVSDTAQAIVLADAAHHLDLRASNPADPESVVEARKYYRTVIQQWISQ from the exons TTAGATCATTTCACATTTCTGTCCAATGCAACATTCAAACTCCGCTACCTTGTCAACGACAGTTACTGGTCTCCCGACACAAATGCTCCAATATTCTTTTACACTGGCAATGAAGGTGACATCACATTGTTTGCACAAAATACT ggTTTTATGTGGGAGATAGCACCTGAGTTTAATGCTCTTGTTGTATTCGCTGAACATCGCTTCTATGGAGAATCAATGCCATTTGGGAATAAGTCATAT GATGAAGGGAATATCGGATATTTATCATCCTCCCAAGCTCTAATGGACTATGTAGACCTAATCGCAGAACTCAAGCAAAACCACAATAAGCAGTTCCCGGTGGTGTTGTTCGGGGGCTCATATGGTGGCATGTTGGCAGCCTGGATGCGCATGACGTACCCAGCAAGTGTGGCGGG GGCGATAGCGTCATCTGCACCGATATGGCAGTTCCCAGGAATGACACGTTGTAACAGTTTCTATCGTGTCTTGACTTCTGCTTTCTCACGAGTCTCACATAAGTGCAGTGACAACATTCGCAAGTCTTGGAAAACCATTGATGACATCACAAAAACTG atgaaGGCAAGTCATGGTTGTCTTCCACATGGAATCTATGTGAACCATTACAGAGTTCAGAAAATGTCACAGCATTGAGGAATTACTTAGACAGTGTGTACGCTAACCTGGGCATGGTTAACTACCCTTACCCTACTGACTTCTTGGCACCACTCCCTGGCCACCCTGTTAGG gctgtttgtaaacatttactggAAAAAGATTTAAAAGGCAAGAAACTTCTATCTGCTTTGTTTCAAGGTGTTAGTGTTTACTTCAATTATACAGGAAACGCGACATGTCTTGACTATGCCAGTGCTTATCAACCTTCTTTGGGTGACAATGGATGGAATTATCAG GCTTGTACAGAAATGGTAATGCCAATCTGTACAGATGGGAAACATGACATGTATGAAGCTATTAAATGGAACTTTACTGAATATGCAGATGACTGTTATGAAGAATACGGAGTGAAACCTGATCCTTTTCACGTTAGAAATCTGTATGGTGGCAAACATATTAGCACAGCATCCAATATTATTTTCAG CAATGGCGAGTTAGACCCATGGTCTTGTTGCGGGGTACTCCACAACGTGTCAGACACTGCCCAAGCTATAGTGTTAGCTGACGCTGCTCACCACCTGGACCTGAGAGCTTCCAACCCAGCCGATCCTGAGTCTGTTGTGGAGGCCCGCAAATACTACCGGACTGTCATACAGCAGTGGATTTCTCAGTAA